In Salinarimonas sp., a genomic segment contains:
- a CDS encoding MarR family winged helix-turn-helix transcriptional regulator translates to MSAKSKHPGSKSVGWALVQAARLHRSRMGDKLAELGLFAGQEQVVQALAAEGQMTMGELAGILRVRPPTASKTVSRLAALGLVERRAEPDDARVVRVGLTAEGAAKAEAIATIWEDVETELLGDFDAKDRKRLRKLLRKVARNLAEVTGADARGLDVADEEPDDVDTPAPTLAETA, encoded by the coding sequence ATGAGCGCGAAGAGCAAGCATCCGGGATCGAAGAGCGTCGGCTGGGCGCTCGTCCAGGCGGCGCGCCTGCACCGGTCGCGCATGGGCGACAAGCTGGCGGAGCTCGGCCTGTTCGCCGGCCAGGAGCAGGTCGTGCAGGCGCTCGCGGCCGAGGGCCAGATGACCATGGGCGAGCTCGCCGGCATCCTGCGCGTGCGCCCGCCGACCGCCTCGAAGACCGTCTCGCGCCTCGCCGCGCTCGGGCTCGTCGAGCGCCGGGCCGAGCCCGACGACGCCCGCGTGGTGCGCGTCGGCCTCACCGCCGAAGGCGCCGCCAAGGCCGAGGCCATCGCCACGATCTGGGAGGACGTGGAGACGGAGCTCCTCGGCGATTTCGACGCCAAGGACCGCAAGCGGCTGCGCAAGCTCCTGCGCAAGGTCGCGCGCAATCTCGCCGAGGTCACCGGCGCCGACGCCCGCGGCCTCGACGTCGCCGACGAGGAGCCCGACGACGTCGACACGCCGGCGCCGACGCTCGCGGAAACCGCCTGA